The genomic DNA AAAAGGGAACTTTGCATGTGTGACATGTGCCTCTGGTTTGAATATATTGGTTGTGACAGCCTGCAGGGGACAAATGAGGTGAAGAGGACACGCTGTCCCTGAGCTACACAGCCTCAGGAcggaggaaaagaaacagagatgtgCTACACTGGCAAACAGCTTTGTTTATTCAGGAGTAAACaagtaagaaaaacatgaatcagCAGCTAAAATACCTCTTTTTGGGGGGAAATCTGGTCCAGGATTGACCTATGTAATTAATATAATAGCTAGGACTTAGCTTGAGTGATACATGATATTGCATTTCCCTATTCTAATCCTGACTGATTCAATTTAGACTCTTACCATTAATTATTTGCTTGCTTTTTTAATTGGTCACGTGCCGTCGTTTTCACTAAACAGTGTTGCTGACCTAAACGATGCcgacaacagagagaaagaggcacAATCAGGCTGAATGGATGCCCGGGAACTGAATTAGAGCCAAACACTCCTAAGTCTTTCCCCCAGTTCTCCGCTGGAACTTATCCAACCGCTGAAGTGCTTTTGGCGAGGATTAGCGAAGATGGAGAGTGTGGCACACAAGAGGTCTGACGCTGCAGAGCGGAGCTGGGGTAAAGGTCGTTTCCATGCCTCTGGAGGTGGTGGGCaggatgcatttaaaaaaaaaaaaaaaaaaaacttaaatccGCTATTTCCTCCAGGCAATGTCtgtttttatgaaataaaaatgctaaATCATGTAGTTATAAATACCTGCATAACTTTAATATTTTGCTATGAGAAACTTATTTTGGATTCATGCAAACGTCTTTTTCCTCTGGGATCATTTCTGGACAATACAACTAAACTAAAGCGTCGTTCTTCAGCTGATTATGAAGCTGTTTTTACCCCCAGGCGAACGCAATAGAATCACTAGAACATTATTTGGCAGTTTGTGTTCACTCTTGAGACAGCAGGTTAATAACCAGCTGCTGCTTGGCGCTGACCTTCAACCTCTCGCCCCTGAGGGTCTCACCTAATGgaggttttatatatatataacaataaacaAATGCAGGAAAATCATTGTGCAGTTTAATAACTGATTGACAGTGGGCGCTTAACAGTGAGCGCCCACTTTTAGAACGGCTCTGGTTCCGGAAGTACATTTTCTCTGTTGATATTAAAGAAAATCctcaccaaaaaaaaacaggccGACCAGCTACTGTGGTAAACGTAATGTAAAACTGAACCATCCGATCGTAGCCAAGATAAGTTTTGTAGTtgtggtaaacatttccataGTTTtaagctccaccaatcagagacattgattttatgattttattttatatgtggGCAGTATAGAATTTCTCCTTGACGATAATCAAACAGGTTTTTCTTAAGATGCAGTTGATATCTTTGGGACCTGTGGTTTCTACAGGGACATATATCACGTTTTCACAATATCCTATAGCTTGTGGTACGTCAAGCTTGGATGGTTACAATATTTTTGGCTGAAGTCGATTTTTACTTCCAAATTCATGCAGTTGAGCTCtatgtctctcttctctgtgtttaagtatgtgtgtctgtatttttggTGCCGTGCATGGGAAATTTTCGCCTGAGAAATTCCGCTGCTAGTGCTGAAAACTAGAGCAGGAGTGAGACCGGTGGGTGGCGACGGTTGCTCaaactgacaataaaaaaaactatgcaGCTCCAACAGGAATCTGGagaacaacacacatacacacacacacacacagacgtacgACTCATTCATGCCCGATCTTTCCATTCCATGCTGTTATCCCTGAGTCTGCAGGAAAAACTACGGAAAACAAAGGCCAGtcgcaaatcaaacaaatatatGTAATACAAGCAAATGGAAATAATCACTGCTTACATTACAAATTGAGATTAAACTCTTTATCAAAAAGGGCTCTGATCTCATGCTGTCTTTCATTTTACttgaaattgaaaatattaGTTTACGATTCAAAGAATTTCATTGTCTCCTTATCGTGTCCGGAAAATTAGAATGCTTTTTGCGGCTGAAGGTTGCATTCCCAGTAGCTTGCTAAATTATTGGCTTTCCAGACAAAATAACTTTTGGGCCATTTATTTCAACCCTGATTCACAAGAATCGTAGCTGAGGTCAGTAAATATGCAGAGTGGGATTAGGGATTAAGGTTCTGTTATTGATTAGATCCTAGTTATGGGCCGTCTTCTGGGGTTCTTGCTTTAGGAAATGGCAGGGGAGAGTAATACTGGGAAAAGTAGGGATAAGGCAAATTTTGTCTAAGTAGGTTATCAAAATGAAGCTAAGCCTTGAGGATAATTGCTGCTTATAAAGACCCTCTAAAGATATCTGACCTAATAATCGAACTTCATGAAATAACACGTTAAACCGactgtgtgtgagcagctcCCAAAAGGCAAACCCAAGCggtaaaaaaaagatcaaagtGTTCACAAGTAAAGTGCTTTTTTACTTCAGACACTTTTGTCCAGAATGACTTGTAATCCCTGCAACAGTAcaggaacagcagcagcctggtTGTCGATCACTGACCGCTGACTTAACCCTAATTTATCATTCTCGTTCGTTTGTTTGGTCTttgtcccatcaactaacatagaggaggcaggattcatggcctatactgcagctagccaccaggtAGCAATAAAtattctttggcttcacttttggtgaGCTATCATGGcttctatctttatatacagtttatagtCTGTCTATGTGACTCAACAGTCAAGGAAAATTACATAACACTGTGTTTACATTATACAGAGAACCGCTATTTTTCACACTGTCCAAGCTTATTTCTGACATCAGACAGACAGTCCCTCTCTGTCCTTAGCGCCAGTCTTTTCAAAGACACAGCCACATAGCGGAAGTGTATTGATTACAAAGATTTAAAGAGATTTGACTTCTCAGATCACCATGGTGACCTACATGGTCATTTCAGACCACTTGCGATCATGTTGCTGCTCTGCCTTTTTTTCCATTCTGCAACCTCTTCTATTTTTCAAAGCctaatatttaaatgtactgaagTGATAGCCTTTCCCAGAGTTCTCTGCTTTGAGTCGTACCTGGTGAAGGTCCTTTCCGAGGAAAAATTCCTGGAAGTAGCCCGGAGCAGCAGACGATGCCCTGATGGCCTGCcacattttgtatttgcagTCTCCAGGGTAGTGGGACCTCACTCCAGGCATGAGTCTGTAGTTCCTGAAGACATAGGCCTTCAGAGGTAAACCCCTGTTCACAATGGTGCTCACTGCTGACACCTGGTGGATAGAAAAGGTTATTAAATACTGTGCCAATCGTCTccatttttacaacatttaaacacatttattgttaaaaataattctAACACCTGGAATATAATGGGTGTCTGTGAAtgtctgtatgtgtatataacaaatacaaaaacacaattatcccatgcacaaatatatacatacacggTTGTGACTTACTTTTGGGCAGTGTGGGTCTCTGGCACTCTCAATCATACAGCCCTCACCCATCCGTTCcctggagaaaacacaaacattgattTCACAAAAGCGCAGTTTAAACTACCCCAGCATGCAGCTATTTGAATCACTTATTTTGGGCAGCAGGGAGGAGATTTCATGACATGAAAAACAAGTCCTGCAGACTAACTTGAGGATGTTTTCCCAGATTTCGCTGTCGTAGAAAGCATGGCTCCAGCCCATCTTGACTGTTCCAACAATAACGTTCTGCTTGAACACATCCGAGCCCAACTTCCTGTACATGTCCTCACACTCTTCTAGGGGGATTTGATAAATGCCCAACATGAAGGCCAAGATGGCACCTAAAGGAAAGGAGCAAGAAGCAGTTCACATTAAATCACATGTGGAATCAAAGATGGTAAGATAATTAAAGTCACCAAATTACTAAGCAGAAATGTACCTGTGCTGACTCCACAGATGTAGTCAAAGAGCTGATGGACTCGTTTCCCGGTCAGTTCCTGCAATTTATGTAGAGTTTGAAGGGCCAACAGTCCCCTGTAAAAAAGAGTATTGTATTAGAACTAAGAAACATGTGgagatttgtatttttctctggaGCAATTAGTTTTAAGCACCACTGTTAATttcactgagcaacagcgccctctgtagCCATATGTGGTGATTCATTTTGTTGGTCCAAGCAATTATGTGGttttcaagaaaaaaacctagtcccactcactgaactgaaacataaCTGAACACTGGATATGATGTTATGATATAATTATGATcccctgcttcctgaaccagaagagctgctgctgtaacaaatacatCAAACCCTGTTTAGATTATCACTAATTATCTGAGATAAAAGCTGGTTTTCAACAACTTCTAAGTCTATTTTTCACTGATCTGCATTTCTCTTGAACTTGCTGGATCGTATTCCGGCAATTTATCCTCCAACTTTCAGTCAGTTTCatacttctcacaggagatcgtaccCACTCACTAAAGTTACatacagagagaacagaagTTCATTTTCAAGCTGCTGTTCTGAGGTAAAAACAATTGCACAGTCTTGCTTTAATACTTTCCTAGTTGTCAGTACAACAGTattgcacacacagaaaatgatggTCAGCATCTCTTTTCTACAGCCACAGTAACAGTTACAGAGGAAGATTGaataattttatatttgttgagttgtttttaaatttaatttgggaAATGTCTTAGAATCTGTACCTCGTCCCTCCTCCATCTATGGCCAGGACTCTGATTCCTCTGCCTTTGACTGGTTCTGTGTACCCTACCAGAGCCAGAGCTTCTCTCACAGCAGCCTGGAGAGGAAGATCTCTGGCCTGGCGCAATCGCAGCAGGCAGGGCAGCGCGCTCGCCTAAAGGACAAATATGGTGACAACTAAATTTACAACTTTGTACATTTAAGGACTATGCAACCTATCCCACAAAAATCTCACTAACCTTGATAGCTACACCTCGTGTCTCCGGGAACTCCAGGAGATGATGGCCGAGTTCCTCCACGCGACTAGTAAGGAGTTTGGCGTCCGTGACCCTCAGCAGGCCTTTCACCAGAGCTCGGGTCCTGTTGTCTACACTTACCCTGGCGATTATCTGCATGAAACATACACAGCATGAACAAAAGATAAACACATCTTGTAAATATAAGGCCTCTAATACATTTTACTTATCTATACTTTTTCAGGGCCTTACATATTTACCTACGAGCCTTTTTAAAAGATTTTGACATTGctgatgtttttatcattttgctTTTTTGACTCTCCTCAGCATCAGTGCCCCTTACCTTCTGCCTTTGAGTCAACAGCTGTCGCTTCATTTCATCCGTTTTCTCCTGTTCATCTGTCTTGTCCCCTCTTTTCTCACCAGCGGGCTCTTCCACAGCGACCGCCAAAGCCTTGTCTTTTTCAGTTGTCACGCTTTTGGAATCACTTCTGAATTTTGGGACCAGTGGTGCAATGTAACTGCCAACAAAAGCCTGAACACTGGGCCGAGGGTAGGACAGGTAGCGGGTGAAGCCTTTTTTAGCAGAGGTAGTAGGCACAGGGATGGGTTGAGCTAGGTTTTCTGTTGCAGGGGTGTCAGAGGAGGGCACCTCGACTGGAGGACTGTGCTTTTCTGATGGAGGCGTAGTTGGTGCTTCAATATTCTTGGCCTCCGCCACCGGAGACAAAATAAGAATGTTTTCCCCTGTTCTCTGAGGGGCAGGGTGAGGAACAGGCTCGGAAACGGGAACATCACCTCCTGTGTCCTGCTGCAGCGGCCggttctctccatcttctccctGTGTGTTGGTACCAAAGTAATTATTGATGTGCTGAGCCAGAGTGTTGTAGGTCTCATCCATGTTGGTTGTAAGAGCTGCCGGGTGAAACAGCTGCATAGTTTGTTTTGCCACAGAGGTGGATGAGCCTGGGGCAGACACATTAGCCGCTGAAGCTAAACCAGATGTAGACTTATTGGTGGCAACAAAAGGATTTTCCGTGATTTGGGGACTTTGCTTGTCTAACTCTTCCTCTGATGTGTTCTTTTCACCTCCATCCTGATCTTTCATAGCGGGTTCCGTTTTTTCTGCATGGGTGCTCCCGACTGTGGCGCTACCAGGCTTGAGGCGGGAGAACTTTGCGATGAGGTCGGTGCTGCCTACTGCCTTGGTGACACTATCAAGCGTGGTCCTGATCCGAGACATGCGTCTGCTCACTAGGAACAAGAAGAGGTTTACTGTGTAAAAATTTGTTGGGAAGGTCATTATTgcaaatgattattattatggaCATCAACACAGTGCCACCTGCTGGCGAAAGgaagtgacatgttttatactttgaTGCACTGCTCCTGGCTGCATGCAACACTGAGCTGTTTCGCCCGGTCCCTGTCCGCTCTCCCCTGCAGCCCCATTAGGTTCCGAGATTGCACATGCTCATGCCTACACAGTGCTGCTCGCAGccttagttattattattatttttcaggcaAATGAATTGCCTTTTGGAGGGCTTACACAAGTGAGAACTTTTCATTACTTAAtcaataaattggctatcttttcccttccatTGAAGGATGGTGCCCCAAGGTAGCTTGAATGTCAATTAacacaaaatgttatttaaaatttttattttttaaattaatatttaatatttttccaAATTCATTGAATGTCCAAaggcacaccatttaatggtttTCTCGAGGAGAAAATATTAGTAGCAAATGAGTCTTTTTAAGGTGCATTATGCCCATCTATTAGCTATGTCTGCAATGACTGTTCTTCTTCCTTAAATGTATGACAATACATACAAGTTAAATGCTATTATCTGCCTTTGATCATTTTTTTGCTAGTAAATGGCATGCACTGCTGAACTAATGCTCGCAGCTTACAGCTCGGAACTGTAAGAACAGTAGAAACCCTGTCCACAGTCATTAAATCGCTATATGACATAGTTAATGGTCATTTTAGGAATAATATAAATcaccagaagaaaaaaagagcccCCAGGACACAATCTCATTGAACCTCCTGGACCTTCAAATACAGACTGACTCACAAATACAGAGCTGCGTGTGTGATTTTCCCTCAGTGGTGGAGAGACAACCTGCAACTCAATGTAAGAGAAAAAGAATCAGTCAGACAACCGCTTGAGGCACATGACGACTGTAAGAGTAAACTCTCTAGAAAGTTTGTGAGATGGGTTTTAGGACACCGTATTAGTTCAATTTCCTGCGGAAAGATGCTTATTGAGGCAACTGTCTACGAAAACTTTGAAACTGTTTTCACTCTGCTTTACGATTCATAACTGGTGATAACGTCATTACTAAACTACTGTCCCTCTTCAGACAGTGCAAACAGAAAGAAGACCAACAGAGGGCTCCATCGAAGGCCTTGGTAACCATAGAAACTCCTAGCAACAAAAACGGATGGTGACAACAGCTTTCACAGAGCAGATCACAAATAAGTTGCTTGATCGAAACATGGAAAACCGTGCATCGCCATCCAATGTGAGTTTCACAGCAGAGTCAGCTCAGCTTATGAAAATCCTGCTggagagacacactcacaccgGGGATCAGGAGGAAACCCCTGAGACGACGAGTGTGGACTGGGTGTCCAGCGAGGACTTCACGGTCGACGAGGGGAAGAGACAGATCGGGGAGCACATCCGAACCTGGGAGCTGCAGCCCCGCTGGTTCCACAGCCTGGATTTCCTCTGCACGACCGAGGAGCAGCATCTCACCTTCCACCACTACCGGGCCCGCTTCAGCACCCCGACCCCGAGGGAGCCGATCCAGGGGACGGCTTGCGTCTACTTTGTCATGTGCGAGTCTAAACTCAGAGCCCGGGATCAGCCCGTGGAAGTGGGCTTCGTGGTGGAGTCGAACAGGCTGGTGCACAAACCCGGAGCCACCAGGTTCACGGAGAAGTGGCTGTTGGAGGTGATCGAGAGCAAGGCTGCGCTGCGACATGCGGCAGAAGCACCTAGATCAGCCCCGAGAGCCACATCCAGCTAGCAAGTGTTAGCTCAAATGAAGtctattaaaatgaaaacgaCTCGCTAGCAGCTTCTGAATTGTTTCCCCAACAGTTACTGCATCGTCAAATGTGAGCGAGTTTCCAAACTATTTCCAGCAGCCGCATTCATGAACAGACacgttttattttaacacatgtGCTTATTTAAATGGCAAAACACCGCTTGAGCGTGCTGTTAGAAGGCTAGCTTGCTAACCACACGACTTAACGTTTGCTAGCCACATGCTAATTAGCCTCTGCTAGCCTGGTGAATGCGGTGTTTTCCACGCAGTATCACGCATGAAACCGCACAAGTCTTTTTCTTACCTTACACGACACAGAGCGCAGCCGAAATGTTTCATTCTATGAGAACCTGGtcggaaaaaaataaacaggaagtagacaggaagtgacgcAATAGGCCTGTTTTAAGGggcaatgttttatttctgtcgTAAGGTGTCGACAAACACCTTTATCATTGACAGAAAATACTTCTATTCAAATAAATGTGGGCCCGTGAATTACAATTTTCTGCATTATTTGTccggatttttttatttgcatttgcacCAATaattaaatatcagtccccgtaacatgtctgtttttcttcccatcaatatccatgaattattctgtgaaATTGTCGCAAAATGCCCTGAAGAAAGTGGGGATCCCCTGATGTGGAGCCACACAAAGATTTAATTGGGGTCTTTCCTAACCTATAAGATGTGGTAAATCACAACAGGGTTTGCAAAATGACAGCAATATGTGAAAATACATGTAACACGTCATCAATTAAAAATGCACCAATGTAGCAGCAGGGCGGCGAGAGTCCGTAACTGAAAAGTAAAATTGCAAACTGAAGGACAAGCAGCGTGTGAACATGCAAACCAGATATTTAGATTTTCTAAAACCTTTGTAGTTGTACTAAATTATAAAAAGTACCTCCAATGGAAATAAACAGAATCTAAGAATGAATAGAATCATGAATATTGACATTTATAATACATCCCACAAACATGACATACTATTATCGACTGGGTAACAAAGGTGAAGTCTATAAAACACCAGACCAGACGATGAAATACAAGGATGGAAGACAATGCATAAGAAAACCAGCAAAAGAGCCATTATGTAGATAAAATGTGGTGTTGATCACGTCATAGAACAGAAGATCAGGATAGGTTTCAGCAACACATTGAAACAGATCATtgaaaatcaatcaaacatGATGAAATACAACAGCTGCAAATACTAAAGAAAACCAGCAAAAGAGACATTGACAAGGAAGGACACGGTGGTGATCACACCAAAGTCCAGAGAGTCAGGAATTCATACCGACAAGCCACTGAAAATAAGATTTGAaacaataaaggaaataaaaagataatcaggaaaatgtcacagaCTAACAAGTATCAATAAAGTTGTGTAAAATCAGGCACAATCAGTATCTCTGTGTTTTATGAATGGTATCTATAAAAGCATGTGCAAAATGTCTGCAAAAATGACTCAATAGTAACAATGTAAATACATACACATCCAGAATATATGTCCAAAATCAGAGCAACATGGATGAAATATAATCTTCTAaaactttctgcttctccttgAAAACAGCCCCGTCTCTCTTCAGGAGCGCTACCTCAGTCTCGAGAGCGTGGATCTTAGCCATGGTGCTCTCCTCCCTGTGATCCAGTTCCAAGATCTTTGCATGCAAACTCAGGATCTTGCTCCAGAGCTGATCTTCGTCCGTGTCCAGTCTGCAGTATGAGTGCTCGTCAACAGAAACGTGCTCTCCCTCACCAGGTCCCCTTTCCTCCAATGAACAGCTCTGTGGTTTGTCCTTAACCATTTCCACTGTAGCGAAGCTGAAAACCTGGCCCAGAGCTGCTTGGAGGGCCGCTGCGTCCACGTTTGCCTCTCCATCTGAGAAAGAGCTCAGCGACTCACAGCACAACACAGtcacagcagcatcagcaggcTCTTCAGCGTGGGTCTCGTCACACCGAGACACAGCGAGGCAAGACGCTGTTGGCATTTCACCTTCTCCTAGTACCTCACaagcagctgtctgtgtgtctgacacCTGTGGCAGATCAAatatcatctgtgtgtgttctgcaacactgttgtttgttggttttgaCTGGAACTTTTTGCACATTCTCCTCAAAATTATCGGCCTCCCACTGAGAGCGGAGTCAAACCCTGTGGGCTCAATGTCAGCATCTAAAGTCCTGGGTCTGGTCTTGGGGCTCCGCACTCTTTTCTCACCATCCTGAGAGCAAAAATGAAAGGGAGAGTTTATTAAATGAGACAATGCAAAAAACAGCAAAGTGCAAGCATAGACGAAAACACTGTAACAAGCAACATGATCTAGAAAACAGAATTCCCCTGCAGAGTTGAATAACTGACGAACGCCACAAAATCACAATGCAAGAGAATGAAAAATCTAGGACAGATTTGTTGCTTAACCCTGCAAGAGAAAGTTGCTTCCATTCTACTGGTGTTCTTCCTCTTGCAGAAGAGTTGGACAGGGACTAAATTTGCAGCAAGTcctgggaaaaaaagacagcagATACACACCTCTtcagtggaaggaaaaacagtCGGTACTGCCGTGTTCTTCAGGTAGCGGATGCCCCATCGAATATCAAAGCAGTCCTCTGTGAAGTGCTCGCTGCACAGGCACTGGTGGCGACTTGGGGTCCACTCCTCCCGCCTCATGTTATCCACCCATCTCTGAAGCCTGGGCTTATCTTGTAAGGGAAATCTTAAGGGGGTTGAAGAAAGAGAGGTGTTAAGTTAAGAGCTGTTAAATTAAATCTACAAAAAAGATTTTCCATGTGGCATGATTTGGACTGTATTAAGCACATTCTGATATTTCATATATTCCTAATATTTTGTAAGCTTTTAATGGGATATGATCTTATAATTTGTTTAGTTTGATATGTGCCTGACACCttgctgctgcaacacaggGATTTTCAAGTTTATGACCTATaaagtccatccatccatttacaTTTATTCCAACAGTTTATCCATGTATAATTACAATTAGGTAAACatgacatacagtacaaaataacacaaagaaccgcctgctacacaacacaaaaactaaTGATTACAATACAGAAACAATacagtcataataataatagagaGAAATAGTTTGGCACGCATCAGGGGGATACCATCCGATTGTAGCTAAGATGTTTCATTCCACTAACATCGCATTAACTGGCTCGATGGTTAATATCATCTTGACGGGCAAACACTGAAGTGCATGCAGACAAATCATGTCACCTCAAAGAGAAACCAAAACAGAGAACATACGGGTAGAAGCTAATTCTCTTGTTGTCTTGTCTGGATGAGCTGCCCCCGCGGTTTCTGCAAGCCTTCACAGCGCAGTACCGCGGCATGTCTGCAGCCGAACCACATGAAAACGTTATTCACACACGTTTGATCTGAGAAATGCGTTCACAACACAACACCTCAAAACACTTTCACTTCCGGTTTGTAGCTCTCCTAGCGGAAATGATTAATATCAAGAGCGTTGATGTACCTTCCGCGACTCTTAAAATGATGCACGGCTACAGAAGTCTGAGCGATTCCGTATAATAACATTAGTTACGCATCTTCTTTTAATCACTGACAATAATTTTTATGCTAAAGGTGTTAGGGAATATAACCCAAGTTAGCGGGATGACAGTGAAAACGATGTTCAAGCGCCGCGCCTCAAACGAAAAGCGAAGGCGGAAGTAAAAAGCCGCTCGTCATCTCGCTCGTGTGGCACCGCGCCCACCTCACCGCCCTCGACGTGCGCGGCCGGGCTCGGCCAATCAGCGCGTCGCGCGTCACCGTCGTCCGCGAACGGACCAATCGGGTTGCGAGTCGTGGTGTTCGGGCTGAGGAATGCGACTCGTCAACAAGCGTCAGCCTCGGATCAGCTGGAGCCGCAGAGAAGTTCAGCTCCTCTCCAGGTGAGCTCGCGGTTACTGGACGGGCCACGTTCATGTCGTCGAGCCGACGTCTGACAACTGAAGTGCCGTTGACGAGGCAGAGCTGAGTCGAGCTGCATCCGAACTGTGAGTTGTCTGTTTCTTGAGCTGAcgtctttgttgtgtttgtttttttcagactgGCTGGTGAAGTAATGCTAACAAGTAAAAGCTGTGAATCATATTCTGTCTGTCATTGAAGCCATtgtagaaaaaaaggaagatgtATATTACACAGTGCACATCCTGTTATTAAACCTAGAATACAGCTTCATTTGCTAGCAAAGTAACTCTATCAAATAAAGCTCTATAATCACATCACTGCTGTCATTGGACCGATTATCTCGTTGTGTTTACTGGTAAAGTAATGCTAATAAACAAAGCTATGTATCCTATATTGTTACTGTCATTGGACCCATTATCTGGCTGTATTTGCCAACAAATAAAGCTGTAAATGATATATCCTGGCTTTTATTAAACCAATTATACAGCTTCATTTGCAAGCAAAGTAATGCTAACAAGTAAAACTCTATATCATatattctgtctgtttttgaaCCCACTATCATGCTTTATAACTGTTATAACTGTTATAACAGCATCTTTCTTTGTGTCAGAGGTGTGTGAACGGTCCCTAACTGAGGTGTCAAACTGCTTTCTTCACAGTTGCTGAGGTGCcaaaagaaagtaaagaaatcAGCAGTATGGCCACAGCTCAGTCGGTGTTGCTGCTAGCGGTGCATGTCCTCCTGATCTCAGAGTTCATCCTGGCCAAGAGGGACTATTACGACATTCTGGGGGTTCCCAGAGACGCCACCGAGCGCCAGATCAAGAAGGCCTTCCACAAGCTGGCCCTCAAGTACCACCCGGACCGCAACAAGGGCCAGGACGCAGAGAACAAGTTCAGAGACATAGCAGAGGGTATGTCAGTCATTTCTATACAAAGTGGGGCAGATATTCTTTTTAATGACTGGGTACACTCTGTTAGATATTTAATACCAGATCTCTCCTGTGACATAAGATTTTTGAACATATTTTAGGAATAAGAATTAAAGAACTAAAGTAAACCCAGTGGCCAGTGTTTGAGGATACAATCTTCAAGAGGAGCGTCTCAGTTATTCTCTGAAAGACGCTCTTCACAGTCATACCTGTCATAACCTGTTCGTTTTGTCAGGTGACATATGTTGTGTTAAACTGAGTGAACAAGTTTAAGAACCTATTTATAGACTCCTTGACATATCGAGGCCGCACTGGGAAAGATTTTacatggaaaatgaaaacaatgatggTTTTCAGCTTTTGTTGACAGTGAGTAGATGATAAACATTGCTTAATTTTTTAAAGTTGAACTAGAAATGTGCACAAAGCGTCAGTGACCCCCATTCAAACTTGGTATTAgcatccatcctgagtgatccaTTTACAAGTGGTCAGCTTCAAATACAGGTCTGAACACACCCGAATGCGTCATAATTGTGTCCTGAGATCCAATCGCACAAATGATACTTGCCACattcttttcactgtgtgaatgcaaatctGTTCAAGGCCACATAGGAATGACGGCCATGACTCA from Paralichthys olivaceus isolate ysfri-2021 chromosome 23, ASM2471397v2, whole genome shotgun sequence includes the following:
- the akap14 gene encoding A-kinase anchor protein 14 yields the protein MVTTAFTEQITNKLLDRNMENRASPSNVSFTAESAQLMKILLERHTHTGDQEETPETTSVDWVSSEDFTVDEGKRQIGEHIRTWELQPRWFHSLDFLCTTEEQHLTFHHYRARFSTPTPREPIQGTACVYFVMCESKLRARDQPVEVGFVVESNRLVHKPGATRFTEKWLLEVIESKAALRHAAEAPRSAPRATSS
- the LOC109632824 gene encoding THAP domain-containing protein 5 isoform X3 — translated: MRREEWTPSRHQCLCSEHFTEDCFDIRWGIRYLKNTAVPTVFPSTEEDGEKRVRSPKTRPRTLDADIEPTGFDSALSGRPIILRRMCKKFQSKPTNNSVAEHTQMIFDLPQVSDTQTAACEVLGEGEMPTASCLAVSRCDETHAEEPADAAVTVLCCESLSSFSDGEANVDAAALQAALGQVFSFATVEMVKDKPQSCSLEERGPGEGEHVSVDEHSYCRLDTDEDQLWSKILSLHAKILELDHREESTMAKIHALETEVALLKRDGAVFKEKQKVLEDYISSMLL
- the LOC109632824 gene encoding THAP domain-containing protein 5 isoform X2; this translates as MLLYGIAQTSVAVHHFKSRGRFPLQDKPRLQRWVDNMRREEWTPSRHQCLCSEHFTEDCFDIRWGIRYLKNTAVPTVFPSTEEDGEKRVRSPKTRPRTLDADIEPTGFDSALSGRPIILRRMCKKFQSKPTNNSVAEHTQMIFDLPQVSDTQTAACEVLGEGEMPTASCLAVSRCDETHAEEPADAAVTVLCCESLSSFSDGEANVDAAALQAALGQVFSFATVEMVKDKPQSCSLEERGPGEGEHVSVDEHSYCRLDTDEDQLWSKILSLHAKILELDHREESTMAKIHALETEVALLKRDGAVFKEKQKVLEDYISSMLL
- the LOC109632824 gene encoding THAP domain-containing protein 5 isoform X1, with product MPRYCAVKACRNRGGSSSRQDNKRISFYPFPLQDKPRLQRWVDNMRREEWTPSRHQCLCSEHFTEDCFDIRWGIRYLKNTAVPTVFPSTEEDGEKRVRSPKTRPRTLDADIEPTGFDSALSGRPIILRRMCKKFQSKPTNNSVAEHTQMIFDLPQVSDTQTAACEVLGEGEMPTASCLAVSRCDETHAEEPADAAVTVLCCESLSSFSDGEANVDAAALQAALGQVFSFATVEMVKDKPQSCSLEERGPGEGEHVSVDEHSYCRLDTDEDQLWSKILSLHAKILELDHREESTMAKIHALETEVALLKRDGAVFKEKQKVLEDYISSMLL